A stretch of the Oscillospiraceae bacterium genome encodes the following:
- a CDS encoding amidohydrolase family protein, whose translation MERLKKIDMHVHSTPERFIERINGGTYATPDELRVIYDKFGIEKGLLLPSGMYAASTYDVISPREAYHLVQNYPETLGWWFCNVNPAWGDNTAAFDLNHFLNFFKSKGAKGLGELTENRFFDDPFMRNLFRHCEKCDMPITFHIGDMSGDYGIVDSLGLPGLEKTLSDFPELMLIGHSQKFWAEISGDADEKTRSGYPKGKVAKGGRVPYLLKKYPNMYADLSAGSGYNAVTRDPEFGYEFLEEFQNKLFYGTDICDPRNITNPMLQLAEYLDTAMENKKITYTAYEKISRKNALELLNR comes from the coding sequence ATGGAAAGACTAAAGAAAATTGACATGCATGTTCACAGCACTCCTGAACGGTTTATCGAGCGGATAAACGGAGGAACATATGCCACGCCGGACGAGTTAAGAGTTATATATGATAAGTTCGGCATTGAGAAAGGACTTTTACTGCCAAGCGGAATGTATGCGGCATCCACATATGATGTCATATCTCCCAGAGAAGCATATCATCTTGTTCAGAATTATCCGGAAACTCTCGGATGGTGGTTCTGCAATGTCAATCCGGCATGGGGTGACAATACGGCTGCATTTGATCTCAACCATTTTTTGAATTTTTTCAAATCAAAAGGCGCCAAAGGTCTTGGCGAGCTTACGGAAAACAGATTCTTTGACGATCCGTTCATGCGCAATCTCTTTAGACATTGCGAAAAATGCGACATGCCAATAACCTTTCACATTGGAGATATGAGCGGGGATTACGGCATTGTAGATTCTCTCGGTCTTCCCGGTTTGGAAAAAACTCTGTCAGATTTCCCCGAACTAATGCTTATCGGACATTCTCAGAAATTCTGGGCGGAGATAAGCGGAGACGCCGACGAAAAAACACGCAGCGGTTATCCCAAGGGAAAGGTCGCCAAAGGAGGCAGAGTTCCGTACCTCTTAAAAAAATATCCGAATATGTATGCCGATCTTTCAGCAGGCAGCGGATACAACGCAGTCACTCGGGATCCTGAATTCGGATATGAATTTCTTGAGGAATTTCAGAATAAACTGTTTTACGGAACTGACATATGTGATCCGCGCAATATAACAAATCCTATGCTGCAGCTCGCAGAGTATCTTGATACTGCAATGGAGAATAAAAAAATAACATATACCGCCTATGAAAAGATATCACGGAAAAACGCTCTCGAATTACTGAACAGATAA